In one Neobacillus sp. CF12 genomic region, the following are encoded:
- the recJ gene encoding single-stranded-DNA-specific exonuclease RecJ produces MLKSKTRWIVRESDQQLVKTLENELKITPLVASLLINRGLDTVDSARYFLFGNEQFHDPYLLKGMDLAVSRIREAIEKQEAILIYGDYDADGVSSTTVLMVTLKELGANVQFYIPNRFTEGYGPNENAFRQAAESGFKLIITVDTGISAIHEAAIAKEIGLDLIITDHHEPGPVLPEALAIIHPKLPDSIYPFRELAGVGVAFKLAHALYGELPEHLLEIAVIGTIADLVSLKDENRLIAKKGLEKLKVTTNKGLKAILKVAGVDQQNINEETIGFTLAPRINAVGRLESADMAVELLLTGDPLEAQSLAQEMDELNKTRQSIVNSITLEAIEEVEKNYPIDTNSVLVIGKEGWNAGVIGIVASRLVEKFYRPTIVLSFDQEKGLAKGSARSIAGFDLFKNLSECREILPHFGGHPMAAGMTLKLEDVSDLRQRLNNLANEQLTKDDFVPITLLDHQINVDEINLSSLDELNLLAPFGMDNPKPKVLIRDVQISTMRKIGSEQNHLKVMVNDNGTNLDGIGFGLGQLVDHISPASKISIIGELAINEWNNIRKPQIFIQDVSVESWQLFDHRGVKRIHSLVNTIPNENRNYIIFNKEQLDKIDPALKSEVILIQDEAQARAFSSHQANVVLVDLPPSKEILCHLFNGEKPARIYAYFHKESSDFFSTIPTRDHFKWFYAFLLKKGPIDLGRHGDEIAKHRGWSTETVTFMSKVFSELDFVTINNGFITLNKQSQKRDLTDSITYQTKQSQYALERDLLYSSFQQLKSWFDEVMDESVKIEEAIK; encoded by the coding sequence ATGTTAAAGTCAAAAACTAGATGGATTGTTCGTGAATCTGATCAACAACTAGTAAAAACTCTCGAAAATGAATTGAAAATAACACCACTTGTTGCGTCGCTGCTTATCAACCGCGGATTAGATACCGTTGATTCTGCACGGTATTTTTTATTTGGAAATGAGCAATTCCATGATCCCTATTTATTAAAAGGCATGGATTTAGCAGTATCTAGAATTCGAGAAGCGATAGAAAAACAAGAAGCTATTTTAATATATGGAGATTATGATGCGGATGGAGTAAGCAGTACAACCGTATTAATGGTTACCCTTAAAGAATTAGGAGCCAATGTCCAATTTTATATTCCTAACCGTTTTACGGAAGGCTATGGTCCAAATGAAAATGCCTTTCGTCAAGCCGCTGAATCTGGATTTAAGTTAATTATTACTGTAGATACAGGTATATCTGCGATTCACGAAGCAGCAATTGCAAAGGAGATCGGTCTCGACTTAATCATCACAGATCACCACGAGCCAGGTCCTGTTTTACCAGAAGCACTTGCCATTATTCATCCTAAACTACCAGATAGTATCTACCCTTTTCGTGAACTTGCTGGTGTAGGGGTGGCATTTAAATTAGCTCATGCTCTTTACGGAGAACTACCAGAGCACTTATTGGAAATTGCTGTTATTGGAACGATCGCTGATTTAGTTTCATTAAAAGATGAAAACCGCCTGATTGCAAAAAAAGGGTTGGAAAAGCTTAAAGTCACAACAAACAAAGGTCTAAAGGCGATATTAAAAGTAGCAGGAGTAGACCAGCAGAATATTAACGAAGAAACAATTGGGTTTACACTAGCACCAAGAATCAATGCTGTAGGAAGATTAGAAAGTGCAGACATGGCTGTTGAACTTTTGCTTACAGGCGACCCATTAGAAGCTCAAAGTTTGGCACAGGAAATGGACGAATTAAACAAGACTAGGCAGTCAATTGTCAATTCGATTACCCTTGAAGCGATTGAAGAGGTTGAAAAAAATTATCCGATAGATACGAATTCAGTACTTGTCATTGGTAAAGAAGGCTGGAATGCCGGTGTCATTGGCATCGTTGCTTCTAGATTAGTTGAAAAGTTCTACCGACCGACCATCGTCTTAAGCTTTGACCAAGAGAAAGGTTTGGCAAAGGGATCTGCTCGAAGTATTGCAGGTTTTGACTTATTTAAAAACTTATCGGAATGCCGTGAAATTCTTCCTCACTTTGGTGGTCATCCCATGGCAGCCGGAATGACATTAAAGTTAGAAGATGTTTCAGACTTACGTCAGAGATTAAATAACCTTGCAAATGAACAATTAACAAAAGATGACTTTGTTCCAATTACCTTATTGGATCATCAAATAAATGTTGATGAGATCAATTTATCTTCACTAGATGAATTAAATCTACTTGCTCCATTTGGAATGGACAACCCTAAGCCAAAGGTTTTAATTCGTGATGTCCAAATATCCACGATGAGAAAGATTGGTTCAGAACAAAATCACTTAAAGGTGATGGTGAATGATAACGGTACGAATTTAGATGGAATTGGGTTTGGCCTTGGCCAGTTAGTCGACCATATTTCACCAGCATCAAAAATTTCGATAATTGGTGAATTAGCCATCAATGAGTGGAATAATATCCGTAAACCACAAATTTTCATACAGGATGTTTCGGTTGAATCATGGCAATTATTTGATCATCGTGGTGTAAAACGTATTCACTCATTGGTCAATACAATCCCCAATGAAAATCGAAATTATATTATTTTTAACAAAGAACAGTTGGATAAAATAGATCCTGCGCTTAAGAGTGAGGTAATACTCATCCAGGATGAAGCCCAAGCAAGGGCATTCAGTTCTCATCAAGCCAATGTAGTTCTCGTTGACCTTCCGCCATCAAAGGAAATCCTTTGTCATTTATTTAATGGAGAAAAGCCTGCTCGAATCTATGCGTACTTTCATAAAGAATCAAGTGATTTCTTTAGTACAATCCCAACGAGGGACCATTTTAAATGGTTTTATGCTTTCTTATTAAAAAAAGGACCAATTGATTTAGGTCGTCATGGGGATGAAATTGCAAAGCATCGCGGCTGGTCGACTGAAACGGTTACCTTTATGTCAAAGGTGTTTTCTGAACTAGATTTTGTTACAATAAACAATGGCTTTATTACTTTGAATAAACAATCACAAAAGCGTGACCTAACTGACTCGATTACCTATCAAACGAAACAATCTCAATATGCACTTGAAAGAGATTTACTATATTCATCCTTTCAACAATTAAAGAGTTGGTTTGACGAGGTTATGGACGAATCAGTTAAAATTGAGGAGGCAATTAAGTAA
- a CDS encoding bifunctional (p)ppGpp synthetase/guanosine-3',5'-bis(diphosphate) 3'-pyrophosphohydrolase produces the protein MANDQVLTAEQVIDKTRVYLNEEHCEFVKKAYEFAKHSHREQYRKSGEPYIIHPIQVAGILADLEMDPATVAAGFLHDVVEDTDVTLMDIETEFNDEVAMLVDGVTKLGKIKYKSHEEQQAENHRKMFVAMAQDIRVILIKLADRLHNMRTLKHLPVEKQRRISNETLEIFAPLAHRLGISKIKWELEDTALRYLNPQQYYRIVNLMKKKRAEREQYLVDVMDEVRSRMKEVSINAELSGRPKHIYSIYRKMVQQNKQFSEIYDLLAVRIVVNSIKDCYAVLGIIHTCWKPMPGRFKDYIAMPKPNMYQSLHTTVIGPKGDPLEVQIRTSEMHRIAEFGIAAHWAYKEGKALSDTTSYEQKLTWFREILEFQNDTANAEEFMESLKIDLFSDMVFVFTPKGDVIELPSGSVPIDFAYRIHSEIGNKTIGAKVNGKMVTLDYRLKTGDIIEILTSKHSYGPSQDWLKLAQTSQAKNKIRAFFKKQRRDENVDKGKELVEKEIRSMEFDLKEILTADNLKKVAEKFNFANEDDMYAAVGYNGVTALQVANRLTEKWRKKRDQEQSATITNAISDMKSFPSTKKRESGVRVAGIDNLLIRLSRCCNPVPGDEIVGFITKGRGVSVHRADCTNIDSNDAQTRLIPVEWESSLNDRKEYNVDIEISGYDRRGLLNEVLQAVNETKTNISAVSGRSDRNKMATIIMSIAIHNVSHLQKVVERIKQIPDIYSVRRIMN, from the coding sequence ATGGCGAACGATCAAGTGCTAACCGCCGAACAAGTCATCGACAAGACGAGGGTCTATTTAAACGAGGAGCATTGTGAATTTGTAAAAAAAGCCTATGAATTCGCAAAACACTCTCATCGTGAACAATATAGAAAGTCCGGAGAGCCATACATTATCCATCCCATTCAGGTTGCTGGAATTCTAGCGGACTTAGAGATGGATCCTGCAACGGTTGCTGCTGGTTTTCTTCATGACGTTGTTGAAGACACAGATGTCACCTTAATGGACATCGAGACTGAATTTAATGACGAAGTGGCCATGCTTGTCGACGGGGTTACGAAATTAGGAAAAATAAAATATAAATCTCACGAAGAACAACAGGCAGAAAACCACAGAAAAATGTTTGTGGCAATGGCTCAGGATATCCGCGTTATTTTGATTAAACTTGCTGATCGTTTGCATAATATGAGGACACTTAAGCACCTTCCTGTTGAGAAGCAGCGGCGGATTTCTAATGAGACATTGGAAATTTTTGCACCTTTGGCCCATCGTTTAGGTATTTCTAAAATTAAGTGGGAACTGGAAGATACTGCATTAAGATACTTAAATCCACAGCAATATTATCGTATTGTGAACCTGATGAAAAAGAAACGTGCAGAACGGGAGCAGTATTTGGTCGATGTAATGGACGAGGTTCGCAGCCGAATGAAAGAAGTCTCCATTAATGCGGAACTTTCCGGAAGGCCAAAACATATCTACAGCATTTACCGGAAAATGGTTCAGCAAAATAAACAATTCAGTGAAATATATGATTTACTCGCCGTTCGAATTGTCGTGAATAGTATCAAGGATTGCTATGCTGTGTTAGGTATCATTCATACGTGCTGGAAGCCTATGCCTGGGCGTTTTAAGGACTATATTGCAATGCCGAAGCCAAATATGTATCAATCTCTTCATACGACTGTCATTGGGCCAAAAGGTGACCCATTAGAGGTTCAAATTCGAACATCTGAAATGCACCGTATTGCAGAATTTGGTATCGCGGCACACTGGGCGTACAAAGAAGGGAAAGCACTTAGTGATACAACTTCATACGAGCAAAAACTAACATGGTTTAGAGAAATCCTTGAATTCCAAAACGATACTGCCAATGCGGAAGAGTTTATGGAGTCACTAAAGATTGATCTATTCTCTGATATGGTTTTTGTTTTTACTCCAAAAGGAGATGTAATTGAATTACCGTCTGGTTCCGTTCCGATTGATTTTGCCTATCGAATTCACTCAGAAATCGGTAATAAAACGATTGGGGCCAAAGTGAACGGGAAAATGGTAACCTTGGACTATAGGCTTAAGACAGGTGACATTATCGAAATTCTAACATCTAAGCATTCTTATGGACCTAGTCAGGATTGGTTAAAGCTTGCGCAAACCTCTCAAGCTAAGAATAAGATTCGTGCATTCTTTAAGAAGCAGCGCCGAGATGAAAATGTCGATAAAGGAAAAGAGCTTGTAGAAAAAGAAATTCGTTCGATGGAATTTGATTTAAAAGAGATTTTAACGGCTGATAATTTGAAAAAGGTAGCTGAAAAATTTAATTTTGCCAATGAAGACGATATGTATGCAGCAGTTGGCTATAATGGTGTAACCGCACTTCAGGTAGCCAATCGTCTAACGGAAAAATGGCGAAAAAAGCGAGATCAGGAGCAATCTGCAACGATCACGAATGCGATTTCAGATATGAAATCTTTTCCTTCTACAAAAAAGAGGGAGTCTGGCGTACGAGTTGCTGGAATTGATAATTTATTAATCCGCTTATCCAGATGCTGTAATCCTGTCCCAGGTGATGAAATTGTTGGATTTATCACGAAAGGCCGAGGTGTATCCGTGCATCGTGCGGATTGTACAAATATTGACTCAAATGATGCGCAAACCAGGTTAATTCCTGTTGAATGGGAATCATCCTTAAATGATCGAAAAGAGTACAATGTTGACATTGAAATCAGTGGTTATGACAGACGTGGATTATTGAATGAGGTCCTGCAGGCAGTTAATGAAACAAAAACAAATATCTCGGCGGTTTCTGGCCGATCTGATCGCAATAAGATGGCGACAATCATTATGTCGATTGCGATTCACAATGTCAGCCATTTACAAAAAGTGGTTGAACGGATCAAGCAGATACCAGATATCTATTCGGTTCGCCGGATTATGAATTAG
- the dtd gene encoding D-aminoacyl-tRNA deacylase, producing the protein MRVVVQRSKNAKVTVNGEITGQISKGLVLLVGVTHQDKEEDAAFLADKITNLRIFEDDAGKMNLSLLDVGGEILSVSQFTLYGDCRKGRRPNFMEAARPEQANPLYEYFNGLLREKGIKVETGIFGAMMDVELINDGPVTLIVESKG; encoded by the coding sequence ATGCGAGTTGTTGTACAGCGCAGTAAGAATGCCAAAGTTACGGTAAATGGTGAAATAACGGGACAAATTTCTAAAGGCCTTGTTCTCCTTGTTGGTGTAACACATCAGGATAAAGAGGAAGACGCAGCCTTCTTAGCAGATAAAATTACAAACCTTCGGATATTTGAAGATGATGCAGGAAAGATGAATTTATCTTTATTGGATGTTGGTGGTGAAATTCTTTCTGTATCTCAATTCACCTTGTATGGGGATTGCCGTAAAGGAAGAAGACCCAATTTCATGGAAGCTGCTAGACCAGAACAGGCTAACCCGTTATATGAATATTTCAATGGCTTATTACGTGAAAAAGGTATCAAGGTGGAAACAGGTATCTTTGGTGCGATGATGGATGTGGAATTAATCAATGATGGTCCCGTTACACTAATTGTTGAGAGTAAGGGATAA
- a CDS encoding adenine phosphoribosyltransferase, whose product MDLKQFIAIVPDYPKPGITFKDITPLMNDGEAYKYATDQIVSYAKDKQIDLIVGPEARGFIIGCPVAYSLGIGFAPVRKEGKLPRDTVKVSYGLEYGSDVLTIHKDAIQPGQRVLITDDLLATGGTIEATIQLVEQLGGVVAGIAFLIELTYLEGRKKLEGYDIMTLMNY is encoded by the coding sequence ATGGACTTAAAGCAATTTATCGCAATCGTACCGGATTACCCAAAACCAGGAATCACATTTAAGGATATTACTCCATTAATGAATGATGGAGAAGCATATAAGTATGCAACAGATCAAATTGTTTCTTATGCGAAAGACAAACAAATCGATTTAATCGTTGGTCCGGAGGCGAGAGGATTTATTATTGGCTGCCCTGTAGCCTATTCTCTTGGAATTGGCTTTGCACCTGTTCGTAAGGAAGGAAAACTGCCGCGTGATACGGTTAAAGTAAGCTACGGATTGGAATATGGAAGTGATGTTTTAACCATTCATAAGGACGCAATCCAGCCTGGACAACGAGTTCTTATTACAGATGACCTTTTAGCAACTGGTGGAACGATTGAAGCAACTATTCAATTAGTTGAACAGTTGGGCGGTGTGGTTGCTGGAATTGCTTTTCTGATTGAATTAACCTACCTCGAAGGCCGTAAGAAGCTTGAAGGCTACGACATCATGACATTGATGAATTATTAA